In Esox lucius isolate fEsoLuc1 chromosome 22, fEsoLuc1.pri, whole genome shotgun sequence, the genomic window TCTGACGGGTTTGGCGTCATCTGTGATTGGGAGATGGCAAAAGACGAGGAGTAATTATACAAACTGTCCAGCATCTTCTGGGTGAACTGTGGAGTGGAAAGTGTCATTTCAGTGTACTTCCAAGCCACACTCCTGTAACAGCTAAAGCATGCATCGCCTCATATCACCAATGGAAACGTATGTACAATGCAAACCAACCACCGTGTTGTTCTCACTCACCTGTATGAAGGAGTCTACAGCAGACACAGTGGCGCCTGGTACAGGAGTCTGTTGGACTAGCTGCTCCAAAGGCTCAATTGAAACGCCGACTTGGGCCATGGAAGCAAGATGGGGTGCTGGCATCATTCCAAATGGATGCTCGGCACCCTCACCTACAGGAACGCATCAGAAACCCCACAAACCAACTCAACTGATACTCATTTGAGGAAGGCAACCAATGGTGTAGAacacacactgta contains:
- the hikeshi gene encoding protein Hikeshi isoform X3 — its product is MLGTVPFPVGMGGAVYFSFPDPVGGQVWQLLGFITNEKPSAIFKISKLKPGEGAEHPFGMMPAPHLASMAQVGVSIEPLEQLVQQTPVPGATVSAVDSFIQFTQKMLDSLYNYSSSFAISQSQMTPNPSEMFIPASSILKWYENFQRRMAQNPNFWKT